One Gossypium hirsutum isolate 1008001.06 chromosome A08, Gossypium_hirsutum_v2.1, whole genome shotgun sequence genomic window, tgaaaaccagcttgaacccccttccatggctgtttttcagctgatgaatatgaagagaaatgaagagaattctagatattctaatttagtcccatttttatttagcaaattttggtaattttccaattttgcccttatttcacccatttcctgatttttctcagctattgccgcccaaaatatctcctttgggcttattttcactttaggtccttcctcatttgacaattgagctatttaatccttttagcaacttttacacattttctaatttaatcccttttatttaattgaccactcaaacgtcaaaattttctaacgaaattttataTTACCTTATTGacattccgtaaatatttataaaaatatttatggctcggtttataacatcaagatctcgatacctctttttctcaatttcttgaccaaataaatctttataaaacacagtTTACTattccaaaaatcttttaaaaactacatttggctcgtaaatattaaataatataatctacgagtTCATTTGTTGGATTtgatggtctcgaaccactattttcgacatcgttaaaattcaggctattacataGAAGAAgattaaaatcataatttgacTTAAAATAATCTATGTTTAACACAATCTTTTGacatttgatttaataaaaattcgatataatttttaaagaatataatttttaattaaattaattcaagtAACTATTTGTTTATAACAAATAAAGCAAGAATCAGGGGCAAAGTCGTGGGTGATAAAACTCCGATTCTCCCtagaatgaaaaattttctatttaggtctctttattatttataaaattttaaattaataatagtaaaattatattttgatcccaaaaatgataaaaaaaattaatttaattctttaaaaatataaatatatagactattaaaatggtgattacattttattatcgtaaaaatatacaattgaaTGTtgaccccaaaaaaaaaaatctgactTCGCCCCTAAAAGGGATAGAAAATTAGTATATATAAGGTAAAGCATAACATAGGGTTTATTCATAGCAAACTCCAATTACATCCAAACTTTTCATGGCTACAAACTTGGGAACAAAAGTTAgaaatcacacatatatatatgatatatacatacacacataGAGACACACAGGTACCATATATTTAGCATCCAGTTCCATGATACCTCAATGCACAAGCAGTTTTAGACTACAACCTAATAAACTGCATTTCGGAAAGATAATCAAATTAATGCAATCCTCTCTGGCGAGGAGTCATTGATAACTCCACCAGAGTTGGGATATATTCCCAGCTACTGAGAGGAATGGATTTTGGATTGTAAAGCAATGCCGCTCCGATGGAAGAAGTCCTCCCAATTCTTGCCATCAGCATGCCGAATCTCGACATGGGAAAGTGTCCCAGGGTCTAAACACGCGAGTGTCACAGCAATGCCATCGGGGTTCGACCGTGGTGTATAGAATGAAGTTATTCCACAAACCTTACAGAATGTATGTTTGGCGGTGTGAGTTCCAAAAGTGTACGTAGTAATGAACTGGTTCGAATCACTCAAAAGCTCGAACCTTTGACGCGGGACAACAAAGTGAACGTTCCCTCTCATGGAGCAGTCAGAACAGTTGCATTTCCAAGCAATAACACTAATAGGTGCTTGGACTTTCCATCTTACTTTCTTACAGTGGCAACCGCCATTGTGCAGTACTAACTCGGATTCCATGCCAACAACAACCAGGGCAAGTGAAACTTTATTCTAAAGCTGATTCCGTAGTAGATAACTCAGCTCAAATGCAATAGCATATCCTATCAATGACCATGCAATGAAACCATTAATCCCACATCTTAATAACTCAGTTCAAATGCAATAGCAGTACCATAtcgaaataaaacaattaatccCAAATCTTCATAAATCAGCTCATAACTAAGTTCAAATGCAATAGCATCTAAGTACCGTAATGCAATAAAACATCTTCATGACTCGGTTCAAATGCAATAGCTTCCTAAGAACCGTCACTCAATGAACTATTTCCACTTCTCTTTTGACCCCACGATATGCATAAATATAAGCAATAAAAATCATGGTATGGAGCCCTTGTACTAAAAGACAAGACTAATGCACTTATTTGTTCAGTAAATAGgaaaaatacaatttgactcttAATATTAGAACTTCTATGCTAGTTTTATCAACTTAACACAACACCACCCTTAATCTTCATCTTTGAGGAAATTTTTTGTcctaaaatagggaaataaactGGTGATGGACATACTAATTAGCATAAGCAAAATCAAAACAGTAAGCAGGCTAGaagttttagaaatttaattaaaaatcacaCAAAATTTTCAGTGTTTATATTAATTAGTTCGGTTAATAAGAGATGAACTTTTGTTTTTATTGATTAAAACTTTATCAGTCTAAAATTTGTTAATTTCTAAATATCTAAAATGGACAACAAACAATGGAGCGAGTTTTAATTTCAACCAACCAAAGCGACGTAAGAATCTCACGTGGAAAGGAACTCTGTTAGCACTTCACACTATGAACCGATCAAAGCAATCTATCTATGTTCGTAAGTGTCGCCGGTACCAATAAGTGGCTGTGAGAACTGACAGTGGGTTTCTTCCTTGAGCATTTGAACTGAGTTAGAATCTTAAAgcatttgaattgaatttgaatctTAAAGTCATCAATGTTTGTCTCATGGTTatacaagaaaataaaaaggaaaggaagTGCCCACCCATATATATACTAGGTAAATCATAACGTAGAGTTTATCCATAGAAAACCCAAGTACAACCAAACGTTTCATGGCAACCAACTTGGAAACAAAAGTTAGAAATCACATATACATTCATACAGTCACACAGGTACCATATACATATAGCATCCGGTTCCACGAAGCCCCAATATACGGCCATTGACAAACCTGAAGTGAGAGCTACTAGGTGGAATGAATTTTAGATTGTAAAGCAATTCTACTCTGATCATAGAAGTTTTACAAATTCTTGCCATCAAAATGCCGAATCTCAACATGGGAAAGTGTTCCAGGGTCTAAATATGCAAGTGTCACAGCAATGTCATTGGGATTCGACCGTGGGGTATAGAATGAAGTTATTCCACAAACCTTACAAAACGTATGCTTTGCAGTGTGAGTTCCGAAAGTGTAGGTAGTAACAAATTCCTTCGAATCACCCAAAAGCTCAAACCTTTGACGCGGGACAACGAAGGGAATGTTTCCTCTCATGGACCAGTTGGAACAGTTGCATTTCCAAGCAACAACACTAGTAGGTGCTTGGACATGCCATGCAGTACTAACTCAGAGTCTATGCCAACAACAACAATGGTGAGCACAAGTTCATCCTAAAATGATTCCGTAGTTTGAAACTCAGTTCAAAGGCAATAGCAGCCTGACAACCATTATGCAATGGAATCATTAATCCCAAAACTTCATTACTCGGATCATAACTCAGTTCAAATGCAATAGCATCTAAGTACCATCACGATTCATGAAATGAAACCATTAATCCCAAATCTTCATAACTCAGTTCAAATGCAATAGCATCCAAGCAATGAACCATTTCCATTTCTCTTTTAACCCCACAAAACGCATAAATATAATCAATGAAAACTGAACACAACACCCTTAATCCtcatcttaagaaaaaaaaacagaaaaaaggaaaacaattGTCAACACCTTACAtgtaaagaagaaaaaagatCCCAAAAATCAACAGCTTATAGaacaaaagataaaataaaaagccTGTTTATCTTGATCAAAAAATGGGGAAATGAACTAGAGATGAACATACTAACTAGAATAAGCAAAATCAAAACAGTTAGCAGGCTAGAAgttttagaaaattaattaaaacgcacacaaaattttcaatgtttataTACTAGTTCAGTTAATAAGAGGAGCTTTtgtttttattgattaaatttttatcagtctgaaaaatattaatttctaaatatttaaaatgaacaaCAAACACTGAAGCGGCAGGCTTAACAACGTAAGAATCTCACATGGAAAGGAACAATGTTAGCATTTCACACTATGAACTGGTTAAAGCAATATATCTACGTTTGTAAGTGTCTACCCATAACAACAAGTGCTTAGAGGAAGTGACAGTGGACTGCTTTCTCGGGCGTTTGGACTGAGTTTGAATGCTAAAGTCGTCATTGTTGGGAGGACTTTATCTGAATACCACTCCCAACCTGAACAGGGTTCGTCTAAGACCATAAAACAGATGAGAACAGCTCTGAttatagaaaaagaagaaagggtccacccatatatatatatatattgtgtaaATCATAACATAGAGTTTATTCATAGCAAACTCCAATTGCAACCAAACTTTTATGACTACCAACAAGAGAACAAAAGTTAGAACACACATATACATACAGACATAGAGACAGACAGACACACAAGTACCATACATATAGCATCCAGTTCCACGAAGCCCCAATACACATCGGATGTAACGTAGAAGCTAAACGACTGCATTTTTAAAAGACAATCAAATTAATGGTAATCCTCTCTTGTGAAAGCCATTTGAATTTTGGATTGTAAAGCAATGCCACTCTGATCACAGAAGTCTTCCCAATTCTTGCCATCAAAATTCCGAATCTCGACATGGGAAAGCGTTCCAGGGTCTAAACATGCACGTGTCACAGCAATGCCATCGGGGTTCGACTGTGGTGTATAGAATGAAGTTATTCCACAAACCTTACAGAATGTATGTTTCGCGGTGTGAGTTCCGAAAGTGTATGTAGTAATGAACTGGTCCGAATCACCCAAAAGCTCACACCTTTGATGTGGGACAACAAAGTGAACGTTCCCTCTCATGGAGCAGTCAGAACAGTTGCATTTCCAAGCAAT contains:
- the LOC107928368 gene encoding centromere protein V — its product is MESELVLHNGGCHCKKVRWKVQAPTSVIAWKCNCSDCSMRGNVHFVVPHQRCELLGDSDQFITTYTFGTHTAKHTFCKVCGITSFYTPQSNPDGIAVTRACLDPGTLSHVEIRNFDGKNWEDFCDQSGIALQSKIQMAFTREDYH
- the LOC107928369 gene encoding centromere protein V, which codes for MESELVLHNGGCHCKKVRWKVQAPISVIAWKCNCSDCSMRGNVHFVVPRQRFELLSDSNQFITTYTFGTHTAKHTFCKVCGITSFYTPRSNPDGIAVTLACLDPGTLSHVEIRHADGKNWEDFFHRSGIALQSKIHSSQ